One genomic window of Providencia hangzhouensis includes the following:
- a CDS encoding redoxin domain-containing protein — protein MNKIKKWSKEIIVLAIILFIAFTVMDLWRKPQTLAPVLLEQHTLVNGESVSLAELSKEKPILVYFWATWCGVCNLTSPTVSELSQSGMPIISVAIRSGETSRLIKGMENKELTFPVINDTSGQLSNAVGVSATPTFMVIDNGELVSFTSGWTSSYGLKMRMWLASF, from the coding sequence ATGAATAAAATAAAAAAGTGGTCTAAAGAAATTATTGTTTTGGCAATTATTTTATTTATTGCCTTTACGGTGATGGATTTATGGCGCAAACCACAAACCCTTGCGCCCGTATTATTGGAGCAGCACACTCTAGTGAATGGTGAGAGCGTTTCATTAGCTGAGTTAAGTAAAGAAAAACCGATTCTAGTGTATTTTTGGGCAACTTGGTGTGGGGTATGTAATTTGACTTCGCCAACGGTATCAGAGTTAAGCCAATCAGGTATGCCAATTATTTCGGTCGCGATACGTTCAGGTGAAACATCTCGCTTAATCAAGGGAATGGAAAACAAGGAATTAACGTTTCCTGTGATTAACGATACCAGCGGTCAGCTTTCCAATGCGGTTGGGGTCAGCGCAACTCCCACATTTATGGTAATTGATAACGGTGAATTAGTCAGCTTTACATCGGGTTGGACTAGCTCTTATGGCCTAAAAATGCGTATGTGGTTGGCATCGTTTTAA
- a CDS encoding DsbA family protein, with protein MKKTILAVLFSSLMIGSVAQAAPLSADQEAQVRKLVRDTLVENPEILEEAIVALQAKQGEKQQAQMKETLKAEHDALFNDPTSPRIGKKDAKLVLVNFTDFNCPFCKRFDPQLMDLVKKYPDDVAVVIKYLPFKGQTSMDSAQLTMTLWQEDPKAFEALHHKFMQKQGMLSDANIKDALKATGNDKLKASDKSRDGIRTNMILAEKLGVNGTPATLVGDEMIPGAIDAQQFEAVVKEQLAKLK; from the coding sequence ATGAAAAAAACAATTTTAGCTGTTTTATTTTCGTCACTAATGATTGGATCAGTAGCACAGGCGGCACCTTTGAGTGCAGACCAAGAAGCACAAGTGCGTAAATTAGTGCGTGATACTTTGGTTGAAAACCCAGAAATTCTCGAAGAAGCTATCGTTGCCCTGCAAGCCAAACAAGGGGAAAAACAACAAGCCCAAATGAAAGAAACGTTAAAAGCGGAGCACGATGCTTTATTCAATGACCCAACCAGCCCGCGTATCGGTAAAAAAGATGCCAAGTTAGTTTTGGTTAACTTTACTGATTTTAACTGCCCATTCTGTAAGCGTTTCGACCCACAACTGATGGATCTTGTGAAAAAATACCCTGATGATGTGGCTGTGGTAATTAAATACTTACCATTTAAAGGCCAGACTTCAATGGATTCAGCTCAGTTAACCATGACACTGTGGCAAGAAGACCCGAAAGCATTTGAAGCTTTACACCATAAATTTATGCAAAAACAGGGCATGCTATCAGATGCAAATATCAAAGATGCTCTCAAAGCCACTGGCAACGATAAGCTAAAAGCGAGTGATAAGAGCCGCGATGGTATTCGTACCAATATGATATTGGCAGAAAAATTGGGTGTGAATGGTACCCCAGCAACATTGGTGGGTGATGAAATGATCCCAGGTGCTATTGATGCACAGCAGTTTGAGGCGGTAGTGAAGGAGCAGCTCGCTAAGCTCAAATAA
- a CDS encoding protein-disulfide reductase DsbD family protein: protein MRFLINSFFIFFALFSSSLYAADTGWLQPANTGWMNDNTPRHAQVRLLSSAQENGKIEVLLDVKLDEGWKTYWRSPGEGGVAPEIVWSSPVESTDWQWPTPGRFDVAGVSTQGYMGDVVFPITVTSNEKLDKLAGTLTLSTCSNVCILTDYPFELDLTEPVPADFTWAFNQAKGAVPPSSGLVEQTKVGFANDKLIIELQKNTGNSWEQPNIFTDVVEGAALGVPVIETSGEHLTATIDVGDDWGGESPDLTGKTISFVVSDGDISQQISHQVSTFTGTIASKVSGASLWQVVLFALLGGLILNLMPCVLPVLAMKLGSVLMVPQGEQKTIRRQFLLSSSGILVSFWLLALLMTLLRVGQQAVGWGIQFQNPWFIGFMVVVTALFTANLFGLFEINLGSKANTRLATAGGHGNSGHFWQGVLATLLATPCSAPFLGTAVAFALAAPMEELWLIFTALGVGMSLPWLLIAAFPAIARLLPKPGMWMLKLRAILGVMMLVSSLWLISLLIPHFGVSTSTSIAVIFLVLLVVFIAIKRGVRAAILPFILFAVFAGGFVWMTQEQHSGSRSLVKDTVNWQPLTEQAIADALADNKRVFIDVTAEWCVTCKANKYNVLLRDDIQQLLSEPDVVALRGDWTKPSPEITAFLQKRGQVAVPFNQIYGPNLAEGEVLSTILDRESLISVMNQAKGATK from the coding sequence ATGCGTTTTTTAATTAATTCATTTTTTATATTTTTTGCACTATTTTCGAGCAGTTTATACGCTGCAGATACGGGGTGGTTGCAACCTGCGAATACGGGGTGGATGAATGACAACACTCCACGGCATGCGCAGGTCAGGTTATTAAGTTCAGCACAGGAAAATGGCAAAATTGAGGTTTTGCTTGATGTGAAACTTGATGAGGGGTGGAAAACCTATTGGCGCTCGCCAGGCGAAGGCGGAGTAGCGCCTGAAATCGTATGGTCGTCACCTGTTGAATCAACGGATTGGCAATGGCCAACACCAGGGCGCTTTGATGTCGCGGGTGTTTCAACTCAAGGTTATATGGGCGATGTGGTTTTCCCCATAACAGTAACAAGTAATGAGAAGTTGGACAAACTGGCAGGAACGTTAACATTATCAACATGTAGTAATGTTTGTATTTTAACCGATTACCCATTTGAGCTCGATTTAACAGAACCTGTTCCTGCTGACTTTACTTGGGCGTTTAACCAAGCCAAAGGTGCGGTTCCACCATCAAGTGGTTTAGTTGAGCAAACCAAAGTTGGTTTTGCTAATGATAAGCTAATCATTGAATTACAAAAAAACACAGGGAACTCGTGGGAACAACCGAACATTTTCACTGATGTGGTTGAAGGGGCGGCGTTAGGCGTACCTGTAATAGAAACATCAGGAGAACATTTAACAGCAACAATAGATGTTGGTGATGATTGGGGGGGCGAGTCTCCTGATTTAACCGGAAAAACCATTTCTTTTGTGGTTTCTGATGGTGACATTTCCCAGCAAATTAGCCATCAAGTTAGCACATTTACTGGCACAATAGCGTCAAAAGTGAGCGGTGCTTCTTTATGGCAAGTAGTGTTATTTGCACTTTTAGGTGGCTTGATCCTTAATCTAATGCCATGCGTTCTTCCTGTACTCGCCATGAAACTGGGCTCAGTCTTAATGGTTCCGCAAGGTGAGCAGAAAACCATTCGTCGTCAATTTTTACTGTCTTCTTCAGGGATTTTGGTTTCCTTCTGGTTACTCGCCTTACTGATGACCTTACTGCGGGTCGGTCAGCAAGCCGTTGGCTGGGGTATTCAGTTCCAAAACCCGTGGTTTATCGGCTTTATGGTGGTGGTAACGGCGTTATTTACTGCAAATTTATTTGGTTTATTCGAAATCAACCTTGGCAGTAAGGCTAATACACGCTTGGCGACCGCAGGTGGTCATGGCAATAGTGGTCATTTCTGGCAAGGGGTACTCGCGACATTGTTGGCAACGCCTTGTTCTGCACCATTTTTGGGCACAGCCGTGGCCTTTGCACTGGCAGCGCCAATGGAAGAGTTGTGGTTGATCTTCACGGCATTAGGTGTCGGAATGAGTTTGCCTTGGCTATTAATTGCCGCTTTTCCTGCTATTGCGAGGTTGTTACCAAAACCGGGTATGTGGATGCTCAAATTGCGTGCAATACTTGGAGTCATGATGCTAGTTTCCAGCTTATGGCTAATTAGTTTATTAATTCCGCATTTTGGTGTCTCTACTTCGACCTCGATTGCTGTCATTTTCTTAGTGTTATTAGTGGTCTTTATCGCGATAAAACGTGGTGTAAGAGCAGCTATCTTGCCATTTATATTATTCGCTGTTTTTGCTGGTGGATTTGTTTGGATGACGCAAGAACAGCACTCTGGTAGCCGCTCTCTCGTTAAAGATACGGTGAATTGGCAACCGCTAACTGAACAGGCAATTGCTGATGCGCTAGCGGATAATAAACGCGTATTTATTGATGTTACCGCGGAATGGTGCGTAACCTGTAAGGCAAATAAATACAATGTATTGCTAAGAGATGATATTCAACAGCTGCTTAGTGAACCTGATGTTGTTGCTTTACGTGGTGATTGGACGAAGCCTTCACCTGAAATTACAGCATTTTTACAAAAACGTGGGCAGGTCGCTGTTCCATTTAATCAAATCTATGGCCCTAACTTGGCCGAAGGCGAAGTACTTTCAACGATACTTGATCGTGAATCGCTAATATCCGTTATGAATCAGGCCAAAGGAGCCACAAAATGA
- a CDS encoding metal resistance protein: MNRHLKLGKGLVIFACLMVLICMNQRAVGERLLANFFVPDVLAQVQINTGANLSYIEQSQVKQGDSSSTHLSSCELSAKSLMTLLPAVLEPFFFMFLTLAALTLFCTNLFISRANNEEKHAPPRVRRHLQFCNLRN; encoded by the coding sequence ATGAACAGGCATTTAAAATTAGGTAAAGGATTAGTGATATTCGCCTGTCTGATGGTATTGATTTGTATGAATCAACGCGCCGTCGGAGAGCGTCTGCTCGCCAATTTTTTTGTGCCAGATGTCTTAGCTCAAGTGCAAATTAATACTGGAGCTAACCTTTCCTATATCGAACAATCACAAGTAAAACAAGGTGATAGCAGTAGTACACATCTTTCTAGTTGTGAACTTAGCGCCAAGTCATTAATGACTTTGTTACCTGCTGTGCTTGAACCATTCTTCTTTATGTTCCTTACTTTGGCTGCGCTAACTTTATTTTGTACTAATCTATTTATATCTAGAGCAAATAATGAAGAGAAGCATGCCCCTCCAAGAGTCAGAAGACACTTACAATTTTGTAATCTTCGGAATTAA
- a CDS encoding glutamate/aspartate ABC transporter substrate-binding protein produces MMILGATCAVQAEELNGTLKKIKDNGVIVVGHRESSVPFSYYDNSQKVVGYSQDYSNAIVDAVKKKLNMPDLQVKLIPITSQNRIPLLQNGTFDFECGSTTNNVERQKQAAFSNTIFVVGTRLLTKGDSGVKDFADLAGKNVVVTSGTTSEILLNQLNDEKNMKMRIISAKDHGDSFRTLESGRAVAFMMDDALLAGERAKAKKPDIWEIVGKPQTEEAYGCMLRKDDPQFKALIDETIANAQTSGVAEKSFDRWFNQPIPPKNLNLKFTLSDEMKALFKEPNDKALN; encoded by the coding sequence ATGATGATTTTAGGTGCAACCTGCGCAGTCCAAGCAGAAGAATTAAACGGCACTCTGAAAAAAATCAAAGACAACGGTGTAATAGTTGTTGGTCATCGTGAATCATCCGTACCGTTCTCTTACTATGATAATAGCCAGAAAGTGGTTGGTTACTCGCAGGATTATTCAAATGCCATTGTTGATGCAGTGAAGAAAAAATTAAACATGCCTGATCTGCAAGTCAAACTCATTCCCATTACATCACAAAACCGTATTCCACTCCTGCAAAATGGCACATTTGATTTTGAATGTGGTTCAACAACCAATAACGTAGAAAGACAAAAACAAGCAGCTTTCTCTAACACTATCTTTGTGGTCGGGACACGCTTACTCACCAAAGGTGATTCCGGTGTAAAAGACTTTGCTGACTTAGCCGGTAAAAATGTTGTCGTGACCTCAGGTACGACTTCTGAAATTCTGTTGAATCAGTTGAATGATGAAAAAAATATGAAAATGCGCATTATCAGCGCGAAAGACCATGGTGACTCATTCCGTACCTTGGAGTCAGGCCGTGCTGTTGCCTTTATGATGGATGATGCATTGTTAGCGGGTGAGCGAGCAAAAGCGAAAAAACCGGATATCTGGGAAATCGTTGGCAAACCGCAAACTGAAGAAGCTTATGGCTGTATGTTGCGTAAAGATGATCCTCAATTTAAAGCACTTATCGACGAAACCATTGCGAATGCACAGACCTCGGGGGTCGCAGAGAAATCCTTTGACCGCTGGTTCAATCAGCCTATTCCACCAAAAAATCTGAACCTGAAATTTACTTTGTCCGATGAAATGAAAGCCTTATTTAAAGAACCAAATGACAAAGCATTAAACTAA
- a CDS encoding amino acid ABC transporter permease, with protein sequence MSINWNWGIFLQEAPFGNTTYLGWLISGLEVTVTLSICAWIIAFLVGSFFGILRTVPNRFLAFLGTAYVELFRNVPLIVQFFTWYLVIPELLPRSIGDWFKMDLDPNYQFFISSMLCLGLFTAARMTEQVRAAIQSLPRGQKSAALAMGLTLPQTYRYVLLPNAYRVILPPMTSEMLNLVKNSAIASTIGLVDMAAQAGKLLDYSAHAWESFTAITLAYVGINVIIMILMTLLERKVRLPGTLGGR encoded by the coding sequence ATGTCTATTAACTGGAATTGGGGGATTTTCCTTCAGGAAGCCCCATTTGGGAATACCACCTACTTAGGGTGGTTAATATCTGGCCTCGAAGTCACCGTAACACTTTCTATTTGCGCTTGGATTATTGCATTTCTAGTCGGTTCATTCTTCGGTATTTTACGTACAGTACCTAACCGTTTTTTAGCTTTTTTAGGTACCGCATACGTAGAATTATTCCGTAACGTGCCGCTTATTGTACAATTTTTTACTTGGTATTTAGTTATTCCAGAACTTCTCCCGCGTTCAATCGGGGATTGGTTTAAAATGGATTTAGATCCTAACTATCAATTCTTTATTTCCTCAATGCTTTGCCTTGGGTTATTCACCGCAGCGCGGATGACTGAGCAAGTGCGCGCAGCCATTCAGTCACTACCTAGAGGGCAAAAAAGTGCCGCACTCGCAATGGGGCTGACTTTGCCACAAACCTATCGCTACGTTCTATTACCCAATGCCTATCGGGTTATTTTGCCACCAATGACGTCAGAAATGTTGAACTTGGTTAAAAACTCAGCCATTGCGTCAACCATTGGCTTAGTCGATATGGCAGCACAAGCTGGAAAGCTATTGGACTATTCTGCTCACGCGTGGGAATCATTTACCGCCATTACGTTAGCTTATGTCGGTATTAACGTCATTATTATGATTCTGATGACGTTATTAGAGCGCAAAGTTCGCTTACCTGGCACTCTTGGAGGGCGGTAA
- the gltK gene encoding glutamate/aspartate ABC transporter permease GltK, translated as MYEFDWSSIAPSMPFLIDGFIVTAKITLTAIVVGILWGTVLAVMRLSTFKPISWFAALYVNTFRSIPLVMVLLWFYLIVPSLLQNVLGLSPKNDIRLISAMIAFSLFEAAYYSEIIRAGIQSISRGQASAALALGMTNMQTMRLVVLPQAFKAMVPLLLTQGIVLFQDSSLVYVLSLTDFFRTATNIGERDGTQVEMVLFAGLVYFIVSFGASMLVNYLKKRTVS; from the coding sequence ATGTATGAATTTGACTGGAGCTCAATTGCTCCGAGTATGCCCTTTTTAATCGATGGCTTTATTGTCACAGCAAAAATCACACTAACCGCGATAGTGGTCGGAATTTTGTGGGGTACCGTCCTTGCCGTGATGCGGTTATCCACATTCAAACCAATTAGCTGGTTTGCGGCCTTGTATGTGAATACATTCCGTTCTATTCCGTTGGTTATGGTTTTACTGTGGTTTTACTTAATCGTACCTAGCTTATTACAAAATGTTCTAGGCTTATCACCAAAAAATGATATTCGTTTAATTTCTGCAATGATAGCCTTCTCTCTTTTTGAAGCGGCCTATTACTCTGAGATTATTCGTGCTGGTATTCAAAGTATTTCACGAGGACAAGCCTCTGCGGCGTTAGCTTTGGGAATGACAAATATGCAAACTATGCGGCTCGTGGTGTTACCGCAAGCCTTTAAAGCCATGGTGCCGTTGTTGTTAACTCAAGGGATTGTGCTGTTCCAAGACTCATCCCTCGTGTATGTGCTCAGTTTGACAGACTTTTTCCGTACCGCCACCAATATTGGTGAGCGTGATGGGACACAAGTAGAGATGGTACTGTTTGCGGGTCTGGTGTACTTTATTGTCAGTTTTGGCGCTTCTATGTTAGTGAATTATCTTAAGAAAAGGACTGTTTCATGA
- a CDS encoding amino acid ABC transporter ATP-binding protein, protein MITLKNVSKWYGQFQVLTDCTTEVKKGEVVVVCGPSGSGKSTLIKTVNGLEPIQQGEIFVNDIQVNNKKTDLAKLRSKVGMVFQHFELFPHLSIIENLTLAQVKVLNRDKKEAEAKGLKLLERVGLSSHANKFPAQLSGGQQQRVAIARALCMDPIAMLFDEPTSALDPEMINEVLDVMVELANEGMTMMVVTHEMGFAKKVANRVIFMDEGKIVEDSKKEDFFANPQSDRAKDFLAKILH, encoded by the coding sequence ATGATAACCCTGAAAAATGTATCCAAATGGTATGGCCAATTTCAGGTGCTTACAGACTGCACAACTGAAGTTAAAAAAGGTGAGGTTGTGGTTGTGTGCGGGCCATCTGGTTCTGGTAAATCCACATTAATAAAAACAGTGAATGGTTTAGAGCCGATTCAACAGGGTGAGATTTTTGTGAATGATATTCAAGTTAATAACAAAAAAACTGACCTTGCAAAACTTCGCTCTAAAGTTGGGATGGTATTCCAACACTTCGAGCTATTTCCTCATTTGTCGATTATTGAAAATTTGACATTAGCGCAAGTTAAGGTATTAAACCGCGATAAAAAAGAAGCGGAAGCAAAAGGTTTGAAATTATTGGAACGCGTAGGTTTATCCAGCCATGCCAATAAATTTCCAGCTCAGCTTTCAGGTGGGCAACAACAGCGTGTCGCTATCGCTCGAGCACTGTGTATGGATCCTATCGCTATGCTATTTGATGAACCTACTTCAGCGCTAGACCCAGAAATGATCAACGAAGTGCTTGATGTTATGGTTGAATTAGCCAATGAAGGCATGACCATGATGGTGGTTACCCATGAAATGGGATTCGCCAAAAAAGTGGCTAATCGTGTTATTTTTATGGATGAAGGCAAGATAGTTGAAGACAGTAAAAAAGAAGACTTTTTTGCTAACCCACAATCTGACCGTGCAAAAGATTTTCTCGCAAAAATCCTCCATTAA